The following coding sequences lie in one Palaemon carinicauda isolate YSFRI2023 chromosome 7, ASM3689809v2, whole genome shotgun sequence genomic window:
- the LOC137644544 gene encoding putative nuclease HARBI1 has translation MEMSTLIEKATCDAKEMFTSVDVSWPGPVHDSRIWRNSQVSLQLRTKANAVLLGDDGYGIELCLMTPYRNPTSPAEVKYNKLFKKERVIMERCFGQLKRRFPILQYVCRVKLENVPKIIVNCVVLHNIAKTLGDPDFEPAEEITEDEENHDNNCDDNNRDELALRQQGQEIRNNLSIVIYNFNN, from the coding sequence ATGGAGATGAGTACATTAATCGAAAAGGCCACTTGTGATGCCAAAGAAATGTTCACTAGTGTTGATGTTAGTTGGCCTGGACCCGTGCACGACTCAAGGATATGGAGAAATTCACAAGTGTCTTTACAATTAAGAACTAAAGCTAATGCTGTGCTACTTGGTGATGACGGATATGGGATAGAGCTATGTCTCATGACTCCATATCGAAATCCTACATCCCCTGCTGAGGTAAAATATAACAAGCTTTTCAAAAAAGAGAGAGTAATAATGGAACGATGCTTTGGCCAACTGAAACGTCGATTTCCTATCTTACAATACGTTTGTCGTGTGAAGTTGGAAAATGTACCGAAAATAATCGTTAACTGTGTCGTGCTCCATAACATTGCAAAAACTTTAGGTGATCCTGACTTCGAGCCAGCTGAAgagataacagaagatgaagaaaaccaTGACAACAATTGTGATGACAACAATCGTGATGAACTAGCTCTTCGCCAACAGGGACAGGAAATCAGGAACAACTTGAGCATAGTAATATACAactttaataattaa